A single region of the Cynocephalus volans isolate mCynVol1 chromosome 12, mCynVol1.pri, whole genome shotgun sequence genome encodes:
- the SPMIP11 gene encoding sperm microtubule inner protein 11: MAFFNLCLLGYQNSFRNKKKDTAEEKNQKEPVPTRLPPITSEDGNYSVHQNSHTKYHEAVRKVLLKTFPNQVFRVPLTDAQNFSFWRSPDPRVHPEETTPWIQSPRHCLIKSPMTRFMDHSILNDRNFSLY, translated from the exons ATGGCCTTCTTCAACTTATGTCTATTGGGATATCAAAATTCCTTTCGGAACAAAAAAAAGGACACAGCTGAAGAAAAAA ACCAGAAGGAACCAGTGCCCACTAGGCTTCCCCCCATTACCTCAGAAGATGGGAATTATTCTGTGCACCAGAATAGCCACACAAAGTACCACGAAGCTGTAAGGAAGGTGTTGTTGAAGACAT TCCCCAATCAGGTCTTCAGAGTCCCCTTGACTGATGCTCAGAATTTCAGCTTCTGGCGATCCCCTGATCCCCGAGTGCATCCAGAGGAAACCACACCATGGATCCAGAGCCCACGCCACTGTCTCATCAAAAGCCCAATGACCAG GTTTATGGATCATTCTATTCTCAATGACAGAAACTTCAGTCTATATTGA